One region of Intestinimonas massiliensis (ex Afouda et al. 2020) genomic DNA includes:
- a CDS encoding ABC transporter ATP-binding protein yields the protein MEQQAIITVKDLRTYFYSDKRCNKVLNGISFELYKGRTLCVVGESGCGKSVTATSVMQLLPKLSRIESGSITYHSDKGDIRIDQLPRNGKQMRALRGRDMAMIFQDPMTALNPVYTIGFQIGEDLKYHTDLDKKARRARTLELLTQMGISTPEKRIDQYPHEFSGGMRQRAMIAMAMSCNPKVLIADEPTTALDVTIQAQIFELMEKLKREHDTAVMLITHDMGVVSELADDVAVMYMGSIVERGSVRDVLKHPAHPYTSALLRSIPVLHQGKNQRLEPIRGSTPDPYDRPKGCQFAPRCDFCCDKCTQEMPPEAPVCNGHAVRCWNADKVYTGRREEAAAI from the coding sequence ATGGAACAGCAAGCCATCATCACCGTCAAGGACCTGCGGACCTATTTTTACTCCGACAAGCGGTGTAACAAGGTCCTCAACGGCATCTCCTTCGAGCTCTATAAGGGCCGCACCCTCTGCGTGGTGGGGGAGTCCGGCTGCGGCAAGAGCGTCACCGCCACCTCCGTCATGCAGCTTCTGCCCAAGCTCTCCCGTATCGAGAGCGGCTCCATCACCTACCATAGCGACAAGGGGGATATCCGCATCGACCAGCTCCCCCGCAACGGCAAGCAGATGCGCGCCCTCCGGGGGCGGGACATGGCGATGATCTTTCAGGACCCCATGACTGCCCTCAACCCGGTCTACACCATCGGTTTCCAGATCGGTGAGGACCTCAAGTACCACACGGACCTCGATAAGAAGGCTCGGCGGGCCCGGACCCTGGAGCTACTGACCCAGATGGGCATCTCCACCCCGGAGAAGCGCATCGACCAGTACCCCCATGAGTTCTCCGGCGGTATGCGCCAGCGGGCCATGATCGCCATGGCCATGAGCTGCAACCCCAAGGTGCTCATCGCAGACGAGCCTACCACCGCTCTGGACGTGACCATCCAGGCCCAGATCTTCGAGCTGATGGAGAAGCTCAAGCGGGAGCACGACACCGCCGTTATGCTCATCACCCACGACATGGGCGTGGTGAGCGAGCTGGCCGACGACGTGGCCGTCATGTATATGGGCAGCATCGTGGAGCGGGGCTCCGTCCGGGACGTGCTCAAGCACCCGGCCCACCCCTATACCTCCGCACTGCTGCGCTCCATCCCCGTGCTCCACCAGGGCAAGAACCAGCGGCTGGAGCCCATCCGCGGCTCCACGCCGGACCCCTATGACCGGCCCAAGGGCTGCCAGTTTGCCCCTCGGTGCGACTTCTGCTGCGACAAGTGCACGCAGGAGATGCCGCCGGAGGCCCCGGTCTGCAACGGGCACGCCGTACGCTGCTGGAATGCCGACAAGGTCTATACCGGGCGCAGAGAGGAGGCGGCTGCCATATGA
- a CDS encoding ABC transporter substrate-binding protein — protein sequence MLSSALIFSLAACTSGGTGDTNTKQPDDSGSAQASEPAMPDSGATGEKLIYTNGGPEEFFETPWLNPGTYVYNKAVYGHLIVADENLNPIPDHPDALATYEYSTDGKTLTFTLRDDAYWHNGDKVTPEDIKWSIEFVSKTPVANAVFVSTFSAIEGSKTNDVFNETFSGIAIDGQKITITFDKIAPDALLTFTQFAPVPKSEFEGIDPLQVQQAPFFQHPIGCGPFMVEEVNMKNYTILAPFDKYYNGVADFKIQMLPSAGDSDPNVVTRAKSGNLDYGYTKMISDVQALEGTPGITITPIDVRYTRLFFLNKFDKQDGSPAPLADERVRQAIRYAIDMSTICETLFQGAAVPANAMAPDANLKDSSLNDYNYDPAKAKELLADAGWDANTTIKVVYYYTDQATVDLMTAIQAYLADVGIKMEFELVEGDLATILWAAPADQTNGPRAVDWDMCYAANAALSLHEYYDRYRTGSPTNSHTPEDAELNRLIDATNASADVNAQNEAFKDLIKYENENMFTMALYYQPIFLITSDKIGDIQLGTPQFCINWDIQNWNVQ from the coding sequence TTGCTCAGTTCCGCCCTGATATTCAGCCTCGCCGCCTGTACCAGCGGCGGGACAGGGGACACCAACACCAAGCAGCCGGACGACTCCGGGTCGGCCCAGGCGAGTGAGCCCGCTATGCCCGACTCCGGCGCCACTGGCGAAAAGCTCATCTACACCAACGGCGGCCCCGAGGAGTTCTTCGAGACACCTTGGCTCAACCCCGGTACTTACGTCTATAACAAGGCGGTCTACGGCCACCTCATTGTGGCCGACGAGAACCTCAATCCCATCCCGGACCATCCGGACGCCTTGGCCACCTATGAGTATAGCACCGACGGCAAGACCCTGACCTTCACCCTCCGGGACGACGCCTACTGGCACAACGGTGACAAGGTCACTCCCGAGGACATTAAGTGGAGCATCGAGTTCGTGTCCAAGACCCCGGTGGCCAACGCCGTGTTCGTCTCCACCTTCTCCGCCATCGAGGGCAGCAAGACCAACGATGTCTTCAACGAGACCTTCTCCGGCATCGCCATCGACGGCCAGAAGATCACCATCACCTTTGACAAGATCGCCCCCGACGCCCTGCTCACCTTCACCCAGTTCGCCCCCGTGCCCAAGAGCGAGTTTGAGGGCATCGACCCCTTGCAGGTCCAGCAGGCCCCCTTCTTCCAGCACCCCATTGGCTGCGGCCCCTTCATGGTGGAAGAGGTCAACATGAAGAACTACACCATCCTGGCCCCCTTTGATAAATACTACAATGGCGTAGCCGATTTCAAGATCCAGATGCTGCCCTCTGCCGGTGACTCCGACCCCAACGTTGTCACCCGCGCCAAGTCCGGCAACCTGGACTACGGCTACACCAAGATGATCTCCGACGTGCAGGCCCTGGAGGGTACCCCCGGCATCACCATCACCCCCATCGACGTGCGCTACACCCGCCTGTTCTTCCTCAACAAATTCGATAAGCAGGACGGCTCCCCTGCGCCTCTGGCCGATGAGCGGGTCCGCCAGGCCATCCGATATGCCATCGACATGAGCACCATCTGCGAGACCCTCTTCCAGGGTGCCGCCGTCCCCGCCAACGCCATGGCACCCGACGCCAACCTCAAGGATTCCAGCCTCAACGACTACAACTATGACCCTGCGAAAGCGAAGGAGCTGCTGGCCGACGCCGGCTGGGATGCCAACACCACCATCAAGGTGGTCTACTACTACACCGACCAGGCCACCGTGGACCTGATGACCGCCATCCAGGCCTATCTGGCCGACGTGGGTATCAAGATGGAGTTCGAGCTGGTGGAGGGTGACTTGGCTACCATCCTGTGGGCCGCCCCCGCCGACCAAACCAATGGCCCCCGCGCGGTGGACTGGGATATGTGCTACGCAGCCAACGCCGCCCTGTCCCTCCACGAGTATTACGACCGCTACCGCACCGGCTCCCCCACCAACTCCCACACCCCGGAGGACGCCGAGCTCAACCGCCTGATCGACGCCACCAACGCCTCCGCCGACGTGAACGCCCAGAACGAGGCGTTCAAGGACCTCATCAAGTACGAGAACGAGAATATGTTCACCATGGCCCTGTACTATCAGCCCATCTTCCTCATCACCAGCGACAAGATCGGTGACATCCAACTGGGCACCCCGCAGTTCTGCATTAACTGGGACATCCAGAATTGGAACGTGCAGTAA
- a CDS encoding ABC transporter permease encodes MTAESTTRRRTRLDRKFDKLRDAEEAGRLGKSKTSRAVRKMMENRLAVIGIVVFAIILLACVLAPLISPYDPLTTDLRAMTQPPSLAHLFGTDKLGRDVFTRTLYGGRLSILIGLGSALGAAGIGVLLGCYGGYKGGLFDKIVLRLSEIFMSFPQLILVMMLGTIFGRGLWNLIFIFILTGWGGVYRQARAKMLSLREEEYVQSMRAFGLSDMVIAYKHMLPNAVGPVVVNLTLSTAMFILDEAAMSFLGLGVPPEIATWGNILNAAQDLYVMQNYWWLWLPVGIVVSLFVISVNCIGDGLRDSTDPTQQG; translated from the coding sequence ATGACTGCTGAATCAACAACAAGAAGGCGCACCCGTCTGGACCGGAAGTTCGACAAGCTCCGGGACGCCGAGGAGGCTGGCAGGCTGGGTAAGAGCAAAACCAGCCGCGCAGTCCGCAAAATGATGGAGAACCGGCTGGCCGTCATAGGTATCGTGGTGTTCGCAATTATCCTCCTGGCCTGCGTCTTGGCGCCCCTGATCTCCCCCTACGACCCCCTCACCACCGACCTGCGCGCCATGACCCAGCCGCCCTCCTTGGCCCACCTCTTCGGCACCGATAAGCTGGGCCGGGACGTGTTCACCCGCACCCTCTACGGCGGGAGGCTCTCCATCCTCATCGGCCTGGGCTCTGCCCTGGGGGCCGCTGGCATCGGCGTGCTGCTGGGCTGCTACGGCGGCTACAAGGGCGGGCTCTTCGACAAGATCGTGCTGCGCCTCTCGGAGATCTTTATGTCCTTCCCCCAGCTTATCCTGGTGATGATGCTTGGCACCATTTTCGGCCGGGGGCTGTGGAACCTCATCTTCATCTTCATCCTCACCGGCTGGGGCGGCGTGTACCGCCAGGCCCGAGCCAAAATGCTCTCCCTGCGGGAGGAGGAGTACGTCCAATCCATGCGAGCCTTTGGCTTGAGCGACATGGTCATCGCCTACAAGCACATGCTACCCAACGCCGTGGGGCCGGTGGTGGTCAACCTCACCCTCTCCACCGCCATGTTCATCCTGGACGAGGCCGCCATGAGCTTCTTAGGGCTGGGCGTCCCGCCGGAGATCGCCACCTGGGGTAATATCCTCAACGCCGCTCAGGACCTCTATGTCATGCAAAATTACTGGTGGCTGTGGCTGCCGGTGGGCATCGTCGTCTCCCTCTTCGTCATCAGTGTCAACTGTATTGGCGACGGCCTGCGCGACTCCACCGACCCCACCCAGCAGGGTTAA
- a CDS encoding ABC transporter permease, translating into MRNTLQYILKKLLFMIPMVLVITFLIYGGLELTPGDAISHMIPPDQLANVDPSQLEALRQAYGLNDPFLLRYLRWLWELLHGNFGYSITSGVPIKDILLQLFPATLELSLAALVISTVLGSILGILSALKKGSIGDNVLTVLGMIGVSIPQFFFGMLCILVFALDWAILPIGGRMAPGESGIWAHFKYLILPASVLGISLTAGVMRYSRSSMLDTMNKDYIKTARAKGLPEWRVNLVHGFRVALTPVVVLIGFRLPTLIGGSVVIETIFQWPGIGNAFKTAVTGQNYPLVMMIALFSVLAVLVASFLVDILTAILDPRVKLE; encoded by the coding sequence ATGCGAAATACACTGCAGTATATCTTAAAAAAGCTCCTGTTCATGATCCCTATGGTCCTGGTCATCACGTTTCTCATCTATGGAGGATTGGAGCTGACGCCCGGCGACGCCATCTCCCACATGATCCCGCCCGATCAACTGGCCAACGTAGACCCTTCTCAACTGGAGGCCCTGCGGCAAGCCTATGGCCTCAACGACCCCTTCCTTCTGCGCTACCTGCGCTGGCTGTGGGAGCTGCTCCACGGCAACTTCGGGTACTCCATCACCAGCGGCGTACCCATCAAGGACATCCTGCTCCAGCTCTTCCCCGCGACCCTGGAGCTCTCCTTGGCCGCGCTGGTCATCTCCACCGTGCTGGGCAGTATCCTGGGCATCCTCAGCGCCCTCAAAAAGGGGTCCATCGGGGACAACGTGCTCACCGTGCTCGGTATGATCGGCGTGTCCATCCCTCAGTTCTTCTTCGGCATGCTCTGCATCTTGGTGTTCGCTCTGGACTGGGCCATTTTACCTATTGGAGGGCGGATGGCGCCGGGGGAGTCGGGGATATGGGCCCACTTCAAGTACCTGATCCTCCCCGCCAGCGTGCTGGGTATCTCGCTGACCGCCGGCGTGATGCGGTACTCCCGCTCCAGTATGCTGGACACCATGAATAAGGACTACATCAAGACGGCCCGGGCCAAGGGCCTGCCGGAGTGGCGGGTCAACCTGGTCCACGGCTTCCGGGTGGCACTCACCCCCGTGGTGGTGCTGATCGGCTTCCGACTGCCCACCCTAATCGGCGGCTCGGTGGTCATCGAGACCATCTTTCAGTGGCCGGGCATCGGCAACGCCTTTAAGACCGCCGTAACAGGCCAGAATTACCCGCTGGTTATGATGATTGCCCTTTTCTCGGTGCTGGCCGTGCTGGTAGCCAGCTTCCTGGTGGATATCCTGACGGCGATCCTCGACCCGCGGGTCAAGCTGGAGTAA